In bacterium, the genomic window GAAGATGCCGGAGTCGATATTTGTCTTGATCTTACCAATGGCACCGATAGCATCCTGGTTACCGCATACCCACCCGATGCGCCAACCGGTCATGTTGTAGGTCTTGGAAAAGGAGTGGAATTCGATCCCCACCTCGTCGGCCCCGGGGATCTCAAGAAAGCTCATGGGAAGCTCTCCATCATAGTAAACTTCGGAATAGGCCGCGTCGTGACACACGAGGATATTGTTCTGTCTGGCGAAGGCGACGACCTTTTCGAAGAACTCCCTGGTAGCCCCAGCGGATGTGGGGTTGTTGGGGTAGTTTAAAAACATCAGCTTGGCCCTGTCCAGTATGTCAGCCGGGATGGCTGAAAGGTCAGGCAGGAAGAGGTTCTCCTCTAAAAGAGGCATGAGGTAGGCTTCCCCGCCCGCGAACATGGTGCCGATGCTGTACACCGGGTAACCCGGGTCGGGACACAGGACGACGTCTCCCGGGTTGATGAAGGCGAGGGGAGCGTGGGCAATCCCCTCTTTAGACCCGATGAGGGATACAACCTCCCCGACCGGGTCCAGATCAACGCTGAACCGGTCTCCGTACCACTTGGCGACCGCTTTCCGGAAGCTCGGCATTCCTTCATAGCTCGGGTACTGATGATGGATCGGGTTGTCCACGGCTTTCTTCATTCGATCGATTATATTGGGCAAGGTGGGGAGATCCGGATCTCCGATACCAAGGCTGATAATATCGATCCCTTTGGCCGCCACTTCCGCCTTCATGCGGTCGATCTCGGCAAAGAGATAGGGAGGAAGAGCCTTGAGGCGGTCAGCTTGCAATATTTTCAACGGATACCTCCTGGGTGAAATAAAAACATGTAACTAAGTATCTACGTGTCAAAGTATCTAACTGGTCTTGTGGATAATTTTCCACCATGATCTGATGTGTTACCTAGACACCTAGACACCTAGACACACTGGTCGTAGTTATATGCCAAGAACGTCCGCCATGGAATACAGGCCTGGTTTCTTACCCACGATCCAAAGGGCGGCGCGGACAGCGCCCAGGGCGAAGTTGTCCCTGCTGTGGGCACGATGGGTCAGTTCAACGCGTTCCCCTGGTCCGGCTAAAAGAAGGGTGTGTTCCCCCACAATATCCCCCGCGCGGATGGTCTGGATGCCGATCTCATCTTTCGTACGTTCCCCGATCATCCCATGTCTTGAGTAGACTGCGTGGTCAGCAAGGTTCCGTCCAAGGGCTTGGGCCACCACCTCGGCCAGGGCCAGGGCGGTGCCGCTGGGAGCATCTTTCTTCATGCGGTGGTGGGCCTCCACGATCTCAACATCGTAATCATCACCCAAAGCCGTCGCCGCCATGGCGGCAAGTCTGAAGAGGACATTGACTCCGACGCTCATGTTGGGAGAAAAAACGGTGGGAGTCCGGAGGGCGAACATGCCTAAAGCTTCCTTGTGCTCCTCCCTTAGGCCCGTGGTTCCGATAACCGCGGGAAGACCAGTTTCAGCACACACCTCCAGGTTCCTCAGGCTCCCTTCCGGTGTGGTGAAATCGATGAGGACATCCGCCTTACCGGAAACAGATTCCACCCCGGACGTTATGGGAATATTGCCGTCCGGCAGGTTGGGGGTGTCGATCATTTGTCCGAGACGCGGGTGTTTTTCATGTTCGAGGGCTCCGCTCAGCTGAACCCCGTCCGTGAACCCGATGGTCTGGATAATGGCGTTCCCCATTCTTCCACATGCGCCGGCAACAGCAACTCTGATCATTGAATTTTCCCCATTCAAGATTCTAATATGTCTCAGGATTCAAAGTTAAAGATAATCCATCACAGGGCACACAGGGTTAATAAAACCAAGACTTGATGGACTCGCAAAAAGTCCATCAATGCGCCCCGCGCGGGGCGCCCGAATCAATGACTCGCACTGTAAGTCATTGATTTGTAAGGAAAGGGAAAACGACGCTTTTCCCTTTCCTTGGAGCGAAAAGTCCCGGATTGGACTTTTTGCGACTTTATCAAGACTTGGACTGTGAGCAAAAGTATATTTCTCCAGTGTCACCGCCGTGGAGCGGCCTTAAGCAGGCCGCACTGTGTTAAATTAGCTTTTGATCTTATTCTTCGCTCTGTGTCCTGCGTTCTATCTAATCACTAATCACCAATCACGGATTTTAAAGCAGCCCGAACTTGGTTATGGCTCTTCGCACGACCTCCGCTCCCTTATCCGTGATGGGAACCAGGGGAAGTCGAAGTTCATTCTTCATGCGCCCCATCATGGCAAGAGCAGCCTTGACGGGGATAGGGTTGGTTTCGACGAACAGGGCATCGCACATCGGCAGGAGCCGGTGATGAAGCTCTGCGGCTCCCGCCATGTTGCCCTCCAGGAACCTCCGGCAAAGTTCAGCCATCTCACCCGGAAGGATGTTGGAGGTGACCGAGATAACTCCGCTCGCTCCTACTGCCATGAGAGGGTAGACCAGCGTGTCTTCCCCTGACAGAATAACAAAGTCATCCGGAACCAGTTGGCGGGTGAAGCTGGTTTGCTTCAGGTCGGCAGCAGCGTCCTTCAGGCCCACAATGTTGGGAACAGCTGCGAGGCGGGCAACCGTGTCCGGAAGCATGTTGATTCCCGTCCTGCCGGGTACGTTATACAGGATGATAGGGATGTCCACCTTCTCCGCAATGGTGGAAAAATGCTGAAAAAGCCCTTCCTGAGTGGGTTTGTTGTAGTAGGGGGTGATCATGAGGCACGCGTCTGCCCCCGTTTCTTTCACCTTTTTTGTCAATTCCAGCGCTTCGGCAGTGGAATTGGATCCGGACCCGGCGATGACCGGTACTCTGCCTGCAGCGTGCTCTACAGTGATGTGGACAACTTCGATGTGCTCATCATGGCTCAGGGTGGAAGCCTCGCCGGTTGTGCCGCAGGGCACAAGTCCGTCGATGCCCTTTTCGATCTGAAAATCCACGTGGTCTCTCAGTGCCTGGGTATCGATCTGACCGTCCGAAAACGGCGTGACTAAGGCAGTGAACGCTCCCTTGAACATGTTAACCTCCCCGGATTGTTTCTTCAGTAAGCTGAGCCCGATAAACGAGGGACGCCTCTCCCTCAAGGCTGACGTCCACGAAATCTTGATCTGAACCGTCCAGGTAAACCCCCAATATGTCCCCACCCCTGGTTTTTGCCAGAACATGTGGGGAGGTTAAGCCTCGAGCGGTTGTAATGATGACAGAAGCGATGACCCCGGTCCCGCAGGCCAGGGTCTCGGCTTCAACACCCCTCTCGTAGGTCCTGACCTGAATATTTCCTGAATCGGTGATGTGTACAAAGTTAACGTTGGTTCCGGCAGGTGCGAACCGCGGGTGAAACCGGATCTCTCTTCCGAGATCCTCCACAGCGGCTGATTCGAGGTTATTGTCCTCCAGAACAATGACCGTGTGGGGGACCCCCGTGTCCACGAAACCGGCTGCAAACACCTTGCCGTCGTTCAGGTTAAGAATGAACTCAGGATCCAGGCTGTGGGGCTTCGTGAGCTGTACCCGGACAACAGATCCATCAACCGATGCCCGGATCGGTCCGGCGATAGTTCTGAATACGGATTGGGCGCCAGCGATACCGTCCATATATGCCAGACGTGCAGCACACCTTGCGGCGTTGCCGCACATCTCAGCTTCGCTGCCGTCCGAGTTGAAGAACCTCCAGGCAAAATCGTGCTCTTCATCGTTCTCAATGAGGAGTAAACCGTCAGCTCCAACTG contains:
- a CDS encoding LL-diaminopimelate aminotransferase, which translates into the protein MKILQADRLKALPPYLFAEIDRMKAEVAAKGIDIISLGIGDPDLPTLPNIIDRMKKAVDNPIHHQYPSYEGMPSFRKAVAKWYGDRFSVDLDPVGEVVSLIGSKEGIAHAPLAFINPGDVVLCPDPGYPVYSIGTMFAGGEAYLMPLLEENLFLPDLSAIPADILDRAKLMFLNYPNNPTSAGATREFFEKVVAFARQNNILVCHDAAYSEVYYDGELPMSFLEIPGADEVGIEFHSFSKTYNMTGWRIGWVCGNQDAIGAIGKIKTNIDSGIFQAIQEAGIEALQGDQEPVEELRKIYQSRRDLACGYLSKSGFSFMVPKATFYLWVGTPEGLSSAQFVGRILQETGVVLTPGNGFGVYGEGYFRISLTVNEDRLQEALDRIGAVSW
- the dapB gene encoding 4-hydroxy-tetrahydrodipicolinate reductase; amino-acid sequence: MIRVAVAGACGRMGNAIIQTIGFTDGVQLSGALEHEKHPRLGQMIDTPNLPDGNIPITSGVESVSGKADVLIDFTTPEGSLRNLEVCAETGLPAVIGTTGLREEHKEALGMFALRTPTVFSPNMSVGVNVLFRLAAMAATALGDDYDVEIVEAHHRMKKDAPSGTALALAEVVAQALGRNLADHAVYSRHGMIGERTKDEIGIQTIRAGDIVGEHTLLLAGPGERVELTHRAHSRDNFALGAVRAALWIVGKKPGLYSMADVLGI
- the dapA gene encoding 4-hydroxy-tetrahydrodipicolinate synthase → MFKGAFTALVTPFSDGQIDTQALRDHVDFQIEKGIDGLVPCGTTGEASTLSHDEHIEVVHITVEHAAGRVPVIAGSGSNSTAEALELTKKVKETGADACLMITPYYNKPTQEGLFQHFSTIAEKVDIPIILYNVPGRTGINMLPDTVARLAAVPNIVGLKDAAADLKQTSFTRQLVPDDFVILSGEDTLVYPLMAVGASGVISVTSNILPGEMAELCRRFLEGNMAGAAELHHRLLPMCDALFVETNPIPVKAALAMMGRMKNELRLPLVPITDKGAEVVRRAITKFGLL
- the dapF gene encoding diaminopimelate epimerase; the encoded protein is MKFPIPFAKMSGTGNDFIIIDNRNKIVADDEMKNLAVCACRRGQSVGADGLLLIENDEEHDFAWRFFNSDGSEAEMCGNAARCAARLAYMDGIAGAQSVFRTIAGPIRASVDGSVVRVQLTKPHSLDPEFILNLNDGKVFAAGFVDTGVPHTVIVLEDNNLESAAVEDLGREIRFHPRFAPAGTNVNFVHITDSGNIQVRTYERGVEAETLACGTGVIASVIITTARGLTSPHVLAKTRGGDILGVYLDGSDQDFVDVSLEGEASLVYRAQLTEETIRGG